The following is a genomic window from Panthera uncia isolate 11264 chromosome B4, Puncia_PCG_1.0, whole genome shotgun sequence.
TTTGGCTGTACCAACCATTGGTAGACATtttggattgtttcttttttttcactgttaCCAACagtagggaatttttttttttttaagtttttaaacttatttggtgagacagagtgtgtgggagaggggcagagagggagagagaattccaagcaggctctgggctgccagagaaccatgagaccatgacctgagctgaaatcaagagtcagatgcttaactgactgagccacacaggcgccccaacagtgGGGAACATTATCTGTACCTGTCCAATTCTTTGTGGAGGACAAACTTTTAGAAGTAAATTTGCTGGCCAAAAAGTATACACATTCAAAATTTTGCTAGGttgaagcgcctgggtggctcagtgggttaagcatccgactcttgatttcggcccagctcatgagctcacagttgtgagattgagccccatgttgggctctgtgctgagcatggggcctgcttgagattctctcttcctctctctgtccctaccttgcttgtgcatgcgttctctctctgtttctctcaaagaataaataaatgaactctaaaaaaagaaaataaaaatttcctagGTTTTGCCTAACTGAAAAAATCGTAGCATCTTATGTCTCCacctagagaaaatgaaaagtgtgGGTGCCTGtgcggctcagtgggttgagtgtctgactcttgatttgggttcaggtcatgatcccagagttgcgGGAtggagcccgcatcgggctccacagtGGCGTAAGGTCGACTCATCTGTTTGTACCCGTGACTTTTCCTGACCCTAGGAGAAGGGAGCATTGGCCTTTCCTTCATCCGGCCAAAGATGCCTCTCTTTGGAAATACGTTCAGTCCCAAGAAGACGCCCCCTCGGAAATCTGCTTCTCTCTCCAATCTGCATAATGTGAGTATCACTACTGGGCCCATCCCGGTGTGCAGTGTGGCTGAAACATCAAGCCTGGTCCCTGATGGGAAGGGTCGTCCTCCAGAGGCACCCTTGTAAGGAAGACATCCTTCTAATTCATATTATTGCTATTGCTGAAAACCTTTTTaactcttggggctcctggctggctcatttggaagagcgtgtgactcttgatctcagggttgtgagattgagccccatgttggatgtagagattacttaaataaataaactttttttttttggttgttttttaattttagaaagagagaatgcaagcaggggagaggggcagagggagagaggagagagaatcccaagcagactccatgctctgtggagcccaatggggggctcagtcccacagccctgggatcatgaccccagccaaaatcaagagtcaaatgttcaaccaactgagccacccaggcatcccaaatacataaacttaaaaaaagttttttaatgtttgtttatttttattttatttttaatttttttaacctttagtattttcttcttttttttttttaatgtttatttttgagacagggagagacagagcatgaaagggggagggccagagagagggaaacacagaatctgaagcaggctccagactccgagctgtcagcacggagcccgacgcagggctcgaactcacggactgtgagatcatgacctgagctgaagtcagatgtttaaccgactgagccacccaggcacccctaatgtttgtgtgtttttcagagagagagcacaagcagaggaggggcagagagcgaaggggacacagaatccgaagcaggctccaggctctgagctatcagcacagtgaggctcgaactcacgaaccgtgagatcatgacctgagccgaagttggacacttaactgactgagccacccaggtgcccccaaatcaataaactttaaaacaaaaccaaaaatggggtgctgggtggctcagtcttaggttaagcgtccaacttccgctcagctcatgatctcgtggtttgtgagttcgagtcctgcatcgggctctgtgctgacagctcggagcctggagcctgcttcggatttagtgtcttcctctctccctgcccctcctccccttgtgctctgtttctctcaaaaataaataaacattaaaaagaattgaaaaacaagaagaaaaaccaagaacaagaacatttttaagtCCTGTTTGGAAATCATTGTCAGAGCGTGTTCGAGAACCTAGTAAGACAGTCAATCTCATCGTGATTCGGGCTCCAAATGATACTAGCCAGCTCGCCTTCAGTTTATTCCCAGGACTTAGCCAAGAATCCATTTTAGTTGTGTCTAAGAATCATACTCATTCTCAAAGGATGATGTTCTGCCACCGTTAGTGTCATTCAAGGCTGTGTGGAAGCTCTAGACAGcagctcctcaagggcagggcTGGTCACATTCACCTTGGAATCCCTCGGCCTAGTCCTGGCGTGGCGTGGCTGCTGAGTGAGTCGTGGAAACTTTGAAAACCATGTTACAGACCAGCTATGACTGACTACTGATTGAGTGTTAGCATTTCATGCCTTTTTTGTGACCTGTAGCCCCCCATGGTGAGCAAGCGATCACCTCGGGGCTTATTAACCTTTAAAAAggattttctactttattaaaaatgtatggtAGGATTTCTTAAAACTGTTAAGTGCCAAGTAGACGTCAAATAATTCAAATTTCGATATATGTAGTTTTTCTGGAAAACCTGTATCTTACAATAAGGTGGGACGTTTCTTCCCTCTTAGAGTTTAAAAGGTtttgttgtggggcgcctggatggctcggtcggtcaaGCGGCcagcttcagctgaggtcatgatctcaacgggtttgtgagtttgagccccgcgttgggctctgtgctgtcagtgaggagcctgcttcggatctccgtgccctctctctctctctctctgtctctctcaaaaacaataagtaaacattaaaaaaaaagtaggggctcctaggtggctcagtcaagtgagcgtccgactttagttcaggtcatgatctcatggttcgtgagttcgagccccacatcggactcgccgctgtcagcctgtcagcacagagcccactttgaatcctctgtccccctctctctgtcccttccccgcttacattctcttctctcaaaaaaaatttttttttaatttattaaaataaataaaagtttttgttgttttgtgccTTATCGGATTTTCTGACTTTTAACAAAAAGTTACGAAGTGTGCGAGGTAAGGATTGAAAAAGGAAGTTAGTTGCTGGGATACAAATATAGTTAGCAGGAGAGTCACTGGGACTGGGGTCCTCCGTGTGCTTCCTGAAGCCTCCATGCAGTGTCTCGTCCACAGCTGGACCGGTCAACCCGGGAGGTGGAGCTGGGCCTTGACTATGGAACCCCCACTATGAACCTGGCAGGGCAAAGCCTGAAGTTTGAAAATGGCCAGTGGATAGCAGGTGGGCTGATTTCCTGCCATTCTGTCCAGCAAGATTGTGGAAAGGAAGCCCCCACGTAACTAACTGCTCGTTCTGTCCTTCCCCAGAGATGGGGATTAGCGGGGGTGTGGACCGGAGGGAGGCTCAGCGCCTACGCAGGCGGAACCAGCAGTTGGAGGAAGAGAACAACCTCTTGCGGCTGA
Proteins encoded in this region:
- the CBY1 gene encoding protein chibby homolog 1 isoform X1, encoding MGRPGVLQGTRGFPAAGAARGRGTGGGGWVHPRPVSALLGAGFLGEGSIGLSFIRPKMPLFGNTFSPKKTPPRKSASLSNLHNLDRSTREVELGLDYGTPTMNLAGQSLKFENGQWIAEMGISGGVDRREAQRLRRRNQQLEEENNLLRLKVDILLDMLSETTAESHLMEKELEELKSTSRRRK
- the CBY1 gene encoding protein chibby homolog 1 isoform X3, whose translation is MPLFGNTFSPKKTPPRKSASLSNLHNLDRSTREVELGLDYGTPTMNLAGQSLKFENGQWIAEMGISGGVDRREAQRLRRRNQQLEEENNLLRLKVDILLDMLSETTAESHLMEKELEELKSTSRRRK